Proteins encoded by one window of Aspergillus chevalieri M1 DNA, chromosome 6, nearly complete sequence:
- a CDS encoding uncharacterized protein (COG:E;~EggNog:ENOG410PUH4;~SECRETED:SignalP(1-18);~antiSMASH:Cluster_6.5), whose translation MYTLASLATLAFLGLANAQSNIGFGPAFSLGPTQSWIREANTTLVLPEVPSKEADRLALWPGMGTSGGDLIQALAVSFSDPNANCGASSGQWCTWASTLQGKKLGRLTSWTSSANQTTEQQLGGKEVPANPGDELVMHYEYNDETDKYDQTVSINGEVVSSLSTSSGQAQGWGTAVECQDDACENTRVAAHQYKSTTIVLDSADSSFKDTLVLTEADSSDFTTSDNGKTWTVETINIHAHTYNL comes from the exons ATGTACACCCTCGCAAGCCTCGCCACTCTCGCCTTTCTCGGGCTTGCCAACGCCCAGTCCAACATTGGCTTCGGTCCTGCGTTCTCCCTCGGTCCTACCCAGTCATGGATCCGTGAAGCAAACACCACTCTTGTGCTTCCCGAAGTCCCTAGCAAGGAAGCTGATCGACTTGCTCTCTGGCCTGGAATGGGAACCAGCGGTGGTGATTTGATTCAGGCTCTTGCTGTTTCTTTCTCTGACCCGAACGC GAACTGCGGCGCTAGCAGCGGACAGTGGTGTACATGGGCAAGCACCCTTCAGGGTAAGAAACTCGGACGATTGACAAGTTGGACAAGCAGTGCTAACCAAACAACAGAGCAGCAGCTCGGCGGCAAAGAGGTCCCTGCCAACCCTGGTGATGAGCTTGTCATGCACT ACGAATACAACGATGAGACCGACAAATATGATCAGACCGTCTCCATCAACGGAGAGGTCGTCTCAAGCCTGTCGACTA GCTCCGGTCAGGCCCAAGGCTGGGGTACGGCTGTCGAATGCCAGGACGACGCCTGCGAGAACACCCGCGTTGCTGCGCACC AATACAAGTCGACCACCATCGTCCTCGACTCCGCTGACTCTTCGTTCAAAGATACTCTTGTCCTCACCGAGGCCGACTCGTCGGACTTTACTACTAGTGACAACGGCAAGACTTGGACTGTGGAGACTATTAACATCCATGCGCACACTTACAACCTTTAG
- a CDS encoding uncharacterized protein (COG:O;~EggNog:ENOG410PVDJ;~InterPro:IPR033964,IPR017795,IPR012148;~MEROPS:MER0066227;~PFAM:PF11991;~antiSMASH:Cluster_6.5;~go_function: GO:0016765 - transferase activity, transferring alkyl or aryl (other than methyl) groups [Evidence IEA];~go_process: GO:0009820 - alkaloid metabolic process [Evidence IEA]) — MTSYTESSEGTRMPSEILTSYYDYPTHDQESWWRDTGPLFGRFLKGAGYDVHTQYQYLVFFIKNILPSLGPYPARWRSTITPTGLPIEYSLNFQKNSRPLLRIGFEPLSRFSGTAQDPYNKIATADLLNQLAKVQLHDFDTQLFNHFMNDFDLSRAETETLQKQGGINGKSTVRSQTAFGFDLKGGRVSIKGYAFAGLKNRATGIPVGQLISDSVRKLEPQMHCWDSFSILNDYMEKSDGWNEYSFVSWDCVDIERSRLKLYGVHNAVTWEKVKEMWTLGGRIEDDATIKAGLELLQHMWALLRIDEGNRDYKGGFAADNGGKTLPIIWNYEINKGSPHPAPKFYFPVHGENDLQVSKSISEFFSHLGWDDHARQYPHLLRQIYPNQNISLTERLQAWISFAYHEHTGPYLSVYYYSAERPPWGSDQVK, encoded by the exons ATGACCTCGTATACCGAGTCCAGCGAAGGAACGAGAATGCCCTCCGAGATATTGACCTCTTACTACGACTATCCTACTCATGACCAAGAGTCGTGGTGGCGGGATACCGGTCCCCTTTTTGGACGCTTCCTCAAGGGCGCTGGGTATGATGTCCACACCCAATACCAATACCTAGTGTTCTTCATTAAGAACATCCTTCCATCTCTGGGACCCTATCCCGCCAGATGGCGCAGCACTATCACGCCGACTGGATTGCCAATCGAGTACAGTCTCAATTTCCAGAAGAATTCCCGGCCATTGTTGCGCATTGGGTTCGAACCACTGAGCCGCTTCTCAGGGACAGCTCAGGATCCCTACAACAAGATCGCCACGGCAGACCTACTCAATCAGCTGGCGAAGGTGCAACTGCATGATTTCGACACCCAACTTTTCAATCACTTCATGAACGACTTTGACCTTTCAAGAGCCGAGACCGAAACTTTGCAGAAACAGGGAGGTATCAATGGAAAAAGCACCGTTCGCAGCCAAACAGCTTTCGGGTTCGACCTGAAAGGCGGCCGGGTGTCCATCAAGGGCTATGCGTTTGCTGGGCTGAAAAACCGAGCCACTGGTATTCCTGTGGGCCAACTCATTTCGGATTCCGTTCGCAAGCTGGAACCCCAAATGCACTGTTGGGACTCGTTCTCCATCCTAAACGACTATATGGAAAAGAGCGACGGCTGGAACGAGTACTCGTTTGTGTCGTGGGATTGTGTCGATATCGAGCGGTCTCGCCTTAAGTTGTACGGCGTTCATAATGCTGTGACTTGGGAGAAGGTCAAGGAGATGTGGACACTGGGAGGACGAATCGAGGACGACGCCACCATAAAAGCCGGTCTCGAGCTGTTGCAGCACATGTGGGCGCTGCTTCGGATTGACGAAGGTAACCGCGACTACAAGGGTGGATTCGCGGCCGACAACGGCGGAAAGACCTTGCCCATCATCTGGAATTACGAGATCAACAAGGGCAGTCCACATCCAGCGCCCAAGTTCTATTTCCCGGTCCACGGAGAGAATGATTTGCAGGTATCAAAGTCCATTTCCGAATTCTTCTCACACCTGGGATGGGATGACCACGCCAGACAATATCCGCATCTGCTGCGTCAGATATA TCCTAACCAGAACATCTCATTAACCGAGCGCCTGCAAGCGTGGATTTCTTTTGCATACCACGAACACACCGGACCGTACCTGAGCGTCTATTACTATTCCGCTGAGCGTCCGCCTTGGGGAAGCGATCAGGTCAAATAA
- a CDS encoding uncharacterized protein (COG:G;~EggNog:ENOG410PM50;~InterPro:IPR005829,IPR005828,IPR003663,IPR036259, IPR020846;~PFAM:PF00083,PF07690;~SMCOG1169:sugar transport protein;~TransMembrane:6 (o20-39i51-70o76-96i108-128o140-161i230-250o);~antiSMASH:Cluster_6.5;~go_component: GO:0016020 - membrane [Evidence IEA];~go_component: GO:0016021 - integral component of membrane [Evidence IEA];~go_function: GO:0022857 - transmembrane transporter activity [Evidence IEA];~go_process: GO:0055085 - transmembrane transport [Evidence IEA]), giving the protein MTTTIAQEQFLQQFKPKESMVGTIVAIMQAGGFFGCLTAGKLSDLWGRKKAIMFGCVFVVVGGALQAAAYHTAMLIIGRLVTGFGVGSLTMTVPVYQAEISPPRWRGTIVGCQQLMLAIGSAIANWTGYGCSFVNSSFQWRMPLALQALPGIVLFFGSCFLPESPRWLVEHDALDAALHVVQRLYPDKQNLDSAYAEFQEIVEQIKQEKAQTSERSYLQIFRRKAWRKRLFLGAGIWLMLNLTGVNVRLLPF; this is encoded by the exons ATGACCACAACTATCGCGCAGGAACAGTTTCTTCAACAATTCAAGCCCAAGGAGTCCATGGTCGGGACAATTGTCGCAATCATGCAAGCCGGAGGCTTCTTTGGCTGTCTGACGGCGGGCAAACTGTCAGATCTATGGGGACGAAAGAAAGCAATCATGTTTGGCTGTGTGTTTGTGGTG GTCGGCGGTGCTCTCCAAGCTGCGGCATATCACACCGCCATGCTCATTATCGGACGATTGGTCACTGGCTTCGGTGTTGGATCCCTGACCATGACCGTGCCTGTGTATCAG GCGGAAATCTCACCACCTCGTTGGCGAGGGACCATCGTCGGCTGTCAGCAACTGATGCTAGCAATAGGAAGCGCCATTGCCAACT GGACTGGGTATGGTTGCAGTTTCGTGAACTCCTCCTTCCAATGGCGCATGCCGCTTGCTCTACAGGCTCTCCCGGGAATTGTGCTTTTTTTTGGCTCCTGCTTTCTTCCCGAGTCACCACGGTGGCTTGTGGAACACGACGCGCTGGATGCTGCGTTACACGTAGTACAGCGCCTATATCCCGACAAACAGAACCTGGATTCGGCTTACGCCGAGTTCCAGGAAATTGTGGAGCAGATCAAACAAGAAAAAGCACAGACCTCGGAACGCAGTTACCTCCAGATCTTCCGGCGAAAGGCATGGAGGAAACGGCTCTTCCTAGGGGCCGGTATCTGGCTAATGCTGAATCTGACCGGGGTCAATGTACGTCTTTTGCCATTCTGA
- a CDS encoding pectate lyase (CAZy:PL3;~COG:G;~EggNog:ENOG410PN9G;~InterPro:IPR012334,IPR004898,IPR011050;~PFAM:PF03211;~SECRETED:SignalP(1-19);~antiSMASH:Cluster_6.5;~go_component: GO:0005576 - extracellular region [Evidence IEA];~go_function: GO:0030570 - pectate lyase activity [Evidence IEA]) has product MRIQFLSALVAVSAIGAAAAPAAEYNNKGSLSTINGARSLVARRFAPEAFNRRLADFKRDDDDDDDDDDDEDEDEDSDSSSGAVPTSSASYGSPMITSAPPVSSAAGGSGSVTTTLPASSGTSTLSAVKTIAAGETFDGKMVMYDRGVSCTGQEEGDDSDAVFEIEDGGSLSNVIIGPNQIEGVHCYGACTLTNVWWSSVCEDAFTIKEQEDGKTTTITGGGAFDAEDKVLQHDGGGTLQVSGFYVENFGKVYRSCGNCDDMPTRHVVMENVYAVEGSEIVGINANYDDTATLRGITVSGVDDICVTYEGNSNGDEPTESGSGPDGTNCKYSNSDITQQS; this is encoded by the exons ATGAGAATCCAATTCCTTTCTGCTCTCGTTGCGGTCTCCGCCATTGGTGCTGCTGCCGCCCCCGCAGCCGAGTACAACAACAAAGGTAGCCTGTCCACTATCAACGGTGCCCGTAGCCTCGTGGCTCGTCGCTTCGCTCCCGAGGCGTTCAACCGTCGTTTGGCCGATTTCAAGcgagacgacgacgacgacgacgatgacgatgacgatgaggacgaggatgaagactCCGACAGCTCCTCCGGCGCTGTTCCCACTAGCTCGGCTTCCTACGGATCACCCATGATCACTTCTGCCCCTCCTGTCAGCAGCGCCGCGGGTGGAAGTGGAAGCGTGACTACCACCCTTCCGGCTTCCTCTGGTACCTCTACTCTCAGCGCCGTCAAGACTATTGCTGCCGGCGAGACCTTTGATGGTAAAATGGTCATGTACGACCGTGGTGTTTCCTGCACTGGTCAGGAAGAAGGTGATGACAGTGACGCCGTGTTCGAGATTGAAGACGGTGGTTCGCTCTCCAACGTCATCATTGGTCCCAACCAAATCGAGGGTGTCCACTGCTACGGTGCGTGTACTCTGACCAATGTGTGGTGGAGCTCAGTCTGTGAGGACGccttcaccatcaaggaGCAGGAAGATGGCAAGACCACTACCAtcactggtggtggtgcctTCGACGCCGAAGACAAGGTCCTGCAGCACGACGGAGGCGGTACCCTTCAGGTTTCTGGCTTCTACGTTGAGAACTTTGGCAAGGTCTACCGTAGCTGCGGTAACTGCGATGACATGCCTACTCGCCACGTTGTCATGGAGAACGTTTACGCTGTTGAGGGTAGTGAAATTGTCG GTATCAACGCCAACTACGATGACACTGCCACTCTCCGTGGTATCACCGTGTCCGGCGTCGACGACATCTGTGTCACATACGAGGGTAACTCGAACGGTGATGAGCCTACCGAGTCTGGCTCTGGTCCTGACGGCACCAACTGCAAGTACTCGAACAGCGACATCACTCAGCAGTCCTAA
- a CDS encoding sialidase family protein (CAZy:GH93;~COG:S;~EggNog:ENOG410PNE0;~InterPro:IPR036278,IPR011040;~PFAM:PF13088;~antiSMASH:Cluster_6.5): protein MADKIGQKILHGFQKGLDELKNQGSSGSSHPAANHPGAPAIGRRVINSDERHVSFNGRGTYPRLTRLSDGSILASCTQFEGSTRVLRVSRSTDGGQSWAEHGEVSRADGDCDNVFLLEAAPGVILAAFRNHDIGPHGPTHFRITVCRSTDGGRSWQFASQAMEKGPPNGIWEPFMRKGRGGEVQLIYSQEFAHNNQCSMMVTSTDHGSSWSPPRCLHGETECLRDGMTGIAETRDNGREALVMVFETTRHGPFNVEALLSYDDGRTWGWRQNVYTPARGHNCGSPQIASFADGTLAVIFMTDESQSQVQWTRNATVSVVFGQAPHNGQIQWSRPEVICDKISHWPGIMALDHHTLLAAYECGGPRARTISWHP from the coding sequence ATGGCAGACAAAATTGGCCAAAAGATCCTCCACGGCTTCCAGAAAGGCCTCGACGAGCTCAAGAACCAGGGCTCCTCGGGCTCCTCCCATCCGGCCGCAAACCATCCTGGAGCCCCTGCTATCGGAAGACGAGTTATCAACAGCGACGAGCGCCATGTCTCATTCAATGGCAGAGGCACCTATCCTCGTTTGACTCGCCTGTCCGACGGTTCAATTCTGGCTTCTTGCACCCAATTTGAAGGCTCGACTCGCGTCCTGCGCGTTTCCCGGAGTACCGACGGCGGCCAATCCTGGGCAGAGCATGGCGAGGTGTCTCGGGCTGACGGCGACTGTGACAACGTGTTCTTGCTGGAGGCCGCGCCGGGGGTCATTTTGGCGGCGTTCCGCAACCACGACATTGGCCCGCACGGCCCCACGCATTTCCGCATCACCGTCTGCCGGTCCACGGACGGCGGACGATCGTGGCAGTTTGCGTCGCAAGCTATGGAGAAGGGTCCCCCGAATGGTATCTGGGAGCCCTTTATGCGGAAGGGCCGTGGTGGCGAGGTGCAATTGATTTACTCGCAGGAGTTTGCCCACAACAACCAGTGTTCGATGATGGTTACTTCGACCGACCACGGTTCGTCGTGGTCGCCACCACGCTGTCTGCACGGGGAGACAGAGTGCCTCCGTGATGGCATGACTGGTATTGCCGAGACTAGGGATAATGGCCGGGAGGCCTTGGTGATGGTCTTCGAGACGACGCGACACGGTCCCTTTAATGTCGAAGCGTTGCTTTCCTACGACGACGGCCGGACCTGGGGCTGGAGGCAGAACGTGTACACGCCGGCTCGTGGCCACAACTGTGGGTCGCCGCAGATCGCATCGTTTGCGGACGGCACGTTGGCCGTCATCTTCATGACTGACGAGAGTCAGTCGCAGGTGCAGTGGACGCGCAACGCAACGGTCAGCGTCGTGTTTGGCCAGGCGCCTCACAACGGACAGATCCAATGGAGTAGGCCGGAAGTGATCTGTGACAAGATCAGTCACTGGCCGGGCATCATGGCGTTGGACCACCATACGTTGCTGGCAGCGTATGAGTGCGGAGGTCCTCGCGCGAGGACCATTTCGTGGCATCCATAG
- a CDS encoding RTA1 domain-containing protein (COG:S;~EggNog:ENOG410PVS1;~InterPro:IPR007568;~PFAM:PF04479;~TransMembrane:7 (o12-34i46-66o78-98i119-142o154-178i199-215o235-254i);~antiSMASH:Cluster_6.5;~go_component: GO:0016021 - integral component of membrane [Evidence IEA]), whose protein sequence is MAELETYKGYYLWRYVPSLAAAVIFLILFLLATLFHSWKIWKTRTVFCIVFAIGGLFEVIGFGARASAHSRTGSVLTFSIQNVFILLGPTLFAATVYMTLGRIIRSVRAEQYSMVRVDWLTKIFVTGDVLSFLLQGTGAGIMATGSNASLGQDITMVGLVVQVVTFTLFISTAIIFQVRMHRYPTRQAFDIDLRWKKHLYTLYAVSSLILVRSIFRVVEYAMGQDGYPLTHEWTLYIFDAVLMFGAMVIHGVFFPSELRVERPKSVESGGMALDGAEGV, encoded by the exons ATGGCCGAATTAGAGACATACAAGGGCTACTATCTCTGGCGCTATGTGCCCTCGCTAGCAGCGGccgtcatcttcctcattctCTTTCTACTGGCAACCCTCTTTCATTCGTGGAAGATATGGAAGACACGGACCGTGTTTTGCATCGTTTTTGCCATTGGTGGACTAT TCGAGGTTATAGGATTTGGAGCACGAGCGTCCGCCCATAGTCGCACCGGTAGCGTCTTGACATTTTCCATCCAGAATGTGTTCATCCTCCTCGGACCGACCCTCTTCGCCGCCACTGTCTATATGACATTAGGACGTATCATTCGCAGCGTCCGTGCAGAGCAATACTCGATGGTGAGAGTAGATTGGTTGACCAAGATCTTTGTGACGGGGGATGTCTTGTCATTCCTACTTCAAGGAACCGGAGCGGGCATAATGGCCACGGGAAGCAATGCATCACTTGGTCAAGACATTACCATGGTCGGTCTAGTGGTACAAGTGGTAACTTTCACCCTATTCATCAGCACCGCGATAATCTTCCAAGTCCGGATGCACCGTTACCCAACTCGTCAGGCTTTTGACATCGATCTTCGGTGGAAGAAACACCTCTATACGCTCTATGCGGTCAGTTCGTTGATTCTGGTTCGGTCTATTTTCCGAGTAGTAGAGTATGCGATGGGTCAGGATGGGTATCCGCTCACTCATGAATGGACTCTGTATATCTTTGATGCGGTTTTGATGTTTGGTGCTATGGTGATTCACGGCGTGTTCTTCCCGAGTGAGTTGCGAGTCGAACGTCCGAAGAGCGTCGAGAGTGGTGGTATGGCATTGGACGGCGCAGAGGGTGTTTAA
- a CDS encoding uncharacterized protein (COG:S;~EggNog:ENOG410PWZR;~InterPro:IPR036864,IPR001138;~PFAM:PF00172;~antiSMASH:Cluster_6.5;~go_function: GO:0000981 - DNA-binding transcription factor activity, RNA polymerase II-specific [Evidence IEA];~go_function: GO:0008270 - zinc ion binding [Evidence IEA];~go_process: GO:0006355 - regulation of transcription, DNA-templated [Evidence IEA]) — protein MPRRAHKKSRNGCVECKRRHVKCDERRPTCVNCSISERHCEYLAEPTPAATRAQTEASLTARSSPAVASSAGSVPASTREEDFPSANMLHFELLYHLSTETIPSVELNSEQIKIPVSELFRVCVSAPYAMNEALALAALHLAAVSSPDKKDFYRTHAGYLQTKALSMFNAMKPEVNAETSGAIFLFSVMLGNHLLSDALVFRDTDFNNFMEKLSQSIHLFRGVRVVAGLSFHILAETPLSPMLRYNKMPSDRDGFLGPECQRLLDLVTSARLGQSITDCYKDAIENLQLASNSANSDPGFMSKSPIAAWPVRVSDEYFDALKARRPEALIIFAHYAVLLHSIRDSWLFCDSGLFLIESINAFLGPGWEEWMAFPNSVLDTGSAHFSR, from the exons ATGCCACGCAGAGCACATAAAAAATCCAGAAATGGCTGTGTGGAATGTAAACGGCGGCACGTCAAG TGCGATGAGCGGCGGCCGACATGCGTCAATTGCTCGATTTCGGAACGGCACTGCGAATATCTGGCAGAACCAACTCCCGCGGCTACAAGAGCTCAGACTGAAGCCAGCCTTACAGCTCGCTCGTCACCAGCCGTAGCGTCATCAGCAGGAAGTGTCCCTGCTTCGACGCGGGAAGAAGACTTCCCTTCGGCTAATATGTTGCATTTTGAACTCCTCTACCATCTGTCAACAGAAACTATTCCATCAGTGGAGCTGAATTCTGAGCAAATTAAGATTCCTGTCAGCGAGCTCTTCCGAGTTTGCGTGTCCGCTCCTTATGCGATGAATGAGGCCTTGGCACTCGCTGCGTTGCACTTGGCTGCCGTTTCCTCCCCGGACAAGAAAGATTTCTACAGGACTCATGCAGGATACCTGCAGACAAAAGCTCTCTCCATGTTTAATGCCATGAAGCCGGAAGTGAATGCTGAGACTAGTGGCGCAATATTTCTCTTCTCAGTAATGCTGGGGAATCATCTGTTGTCTGATGCACTTGTTTTCCGTGATACTGATTTTAACAATTTCATGGAAAAACTGTCCCAGTCCATTCATTTGTTTCGGGGAGTCCGCGTTGTCGCCGGTCTGTCATTTCATATACTTGCGGAGACCCCATTGAGCCCAATGCTTCGATATAACAAGATGCCATCCGATCGTGATGGATTTCTCGGACCGGAATGTCAAAGACTACTGGACCTCGTTACATCGGCACGGCTGGGGCAATCGATCACAGACTGTTACAAGGATGCGATTGAGAATCTCCAGCTTGCAAGCAACTCAGCGAACTCCGACCCGGGATTCATGAGCAAATCCCCGATAGCCGCATGGCCAGTGCGTGTGTCTGACGAGTATTTTGACGCTTTGAAAGCGCGGCGTCCCGAAGCGTTGATTATCTTCGCTCATTATGCTGTGTTGCTACATAGCATCCGTGACTCGTGGCTTTTTTGCGATTCTGGACTGTTTCTGATAGAATCCATCAATGCATTTCTTGGTCCTGGATGGGAGGAGTGGATGGCCTTTCCGAATAGCGTTCTCGATACGGGTTCTGCACACTTTTCCAGGTGA